The proteins below are encoded in one region of Plutella xylostella chromosome Z, ilPluXylo3.1, whole genome shotgun sequence:
- the LOC125491203 gene encoding SET and MYND domain-containing protein 4 isoform X2: protein MSRVYEELDPAYAAKCSDVTLYSDPKGFFKTLTDELVNLASSGGWLANDFARAAGDAGKLSAVYAHAELTEALEEVFSRICPLHRGKDTKACTEKRLQAQRALDEGALPRALALACQAVLKSPMTREFEIIDEGVSLALSLWLRSEILLKSDRPKAALEDLKLALKERLPAKMRAQYYWRMGHCYKGCSEPSRAKVSYELAARLLAKDDAALRNLNQDIASLDGMPSKTAENKHCAISLTEGPKQNIPALSKLVKITEEDSKGRFAVASSPIKTGDVLLIESPYAACLLSDFYGTHCLHCFKRLADNEDEAPVWCPKCSGVAFCGTACQAAAVSTYHKYECPFLDLFIGSGMSILSHIALRMVTQAGLETSLQIHANCLSNEEPTVEGSSLNDIEGSPKKSKMKSRKERLNRTKKALKSFDKNFKEESDEPKAEEKPSLQEELELKAAQIYALCTHSELRKEDDYLKRIVVAMFLTECLKKADFFGKANQETMKKNERAITELILRNLQLLQFNAHEVYETLRTKESLSGAKSVYVAVGIYPTGALFNHECYPAVARYFEGRQLVFRATRPVAPGAVVSENYGPHFLSRGLKERQRALASRYWFKCNCRACELDWPQLKQMTSAVLYKCPNNECLNTFKATSKSSATCIKCSAKVETETVKDLEEIIKNCRDKYQAAAKIAGVNAEEAISSLSSAIDAFHGIASPPHRETQVAQETLRNCFASLGNVHYVPTPEKSENSST, encoded by the exons ATGTCGCGAGTATACGAAGAGTTGGATCCCGCTTACGCGGCAAAATGCAGCGACGTGACCCTATATTCCGATCCCAAGGGTTTCTTCAAGACCCTGACTGATGAGCTGGTGAATCTGGCCAGCAGCGGGGGCTGGCTGGCCAACGACTTCGCCAGGGCTGCCGGAGACGCGGGGAAACTGAGCGCAGTATACGCCCATGCTGAG CTAACGGAGGCATTAGAGGAGGTGTTCTCGCGTATCTGCCCGCTGCATCGCGGGAAGGACACTAAAGCATGTACGGAGAAGCGGCTCCAAGCCCAGAGGGCCCTGGACGAGGGCGCCCTGCCCCGGGCCCTCGCGCTGGCCTGCCAGGCTGTCCTCAAGTCCCCCATGACAC GAGAATTCGAGATAATTGATGAAGGCGTATCACTAGCTTTGTCACTGTGGCTTCGGTCTGAAATCCTGCTGAAGAGTGATAGGCCCAAGGCCGCACTGGAAGACCTGAAGCTGGCTTTGAAGGAACGTCTGCCCGCCAAGATGAGAGCTCAGTACTATTGGCGCATGGGACATTGTTATAAAG GCTGCTCAGAGCCGTCCCGGGCAAAGGTGTCGTATGAGCTAGCAGCTAGACTTCTGGCGAAGGATGACGCGGCACTCCGCAACTTGAACCAGGACATAGCATCACTCGACGGAATGCCTTCGAAGACCGCTGAGAACAAACACTGTG CTATCTCTTTGACCGAGGGGCCCAAACAGAACATACCAGCCCTGTCCAAATTGGTAAAAATTACCGAAGAAGATAGCAAG GGTCGATTTGCCGTGGCCAGCTCGCCTATAAAAACTGGGGATGTTTTGCTAATCGAAAGCCCATACGCAGCATGCCTACTCTCAGATTTTTATGGGACACATTGCCTGCATTGTTTtaaaag ACTGGCAGATAACGAGGACGAGGCACCGGTGTGGTGCCCCAAGTGTTCAGGAGTGGCCTTCTGCGGGACCGCGTGTCAGGCCGCGGCCGTCAGCACCTATCACAAGTACGAGTGCCCCTTCCTGGATCTGTTCATTG GATCCGGAATGTCTATTCTAAGTCACATCGCTCTAAGAATGGTGACGCAAGCCGGCTTGGAGACCAGCCTTCAGATCCACGCCAACTGCCTCTCTAACGAAGAGCCAACAGTGGAAGGATCCTCCCTGAATGATATAGAGGGATCCCCCAAGAAGTCCAAAATGAAGAGCAGGAAAGAGAGATTGAACCGGACTAAGAAAGCACTGAAGAGTTTTGACAAGAATTTCAAAGAGGAGAGTGATGAACCCAAGGCAGAAGAGAAGCCAAGTCTTCAAGAGGAGTTGGAATTGAAGGCGGCTCAGATATACGCACTGTGTACTCACTCAGAGTTGAGGAAAGAGGATGACTACTTGAAGCGGATCGTGGTGGCGATGTTCCTGACGGAATGCTTAAAGAAAGCCGACTTTTTCGGGAAAGCCAATCAGGAAACTATGAAGAAAA atGAAAGAGCGATCACGGAGCTCATATTACGCAATTTGCAACTTCTTCAGTTCAATGCCCACGAAGTGTACGAAACTTTGAGGACAAAAGAAAGCCTAAGTGGCGCCAAATCTGTGTATGTGGCCGTTGGAATCTACCCTACTGGAGCATTGTTCAACCATGAGTGTTATCCAGCTGTCGCTAG GTACTTCGAGGGTCGCCAGCTGGTGTTCCGCGCCACGCGCCCCGTGGCGCCAGGCGCGGTGGTCTCCGAGAACTACGGGCCCCACTTCCTGTCTCGGGGGCTGAAGGAGCGCCAGCGGGCACTGGCCTCCAGATACTGGTTCAAGTGCAACTGCCGCGCGTGCGAGCTGGACTGGCCGCAGCTCAAACAGATGACCAGTGCTGTGCTCTACAA GTGCCCAAACAATGAATGTTTGAACACGTTCAAAGCAACTTCTAAATCGTCGGCAACGTGTATCAAATGCTCTGCAAAAGTCGAGACTGAAACAGTTAAAGATCTGGaggaaataattaaaaactgtCGCGACAAATACCAG GCGGCGGCAAAAATAGCTGGCGTAAACGCGGAAGAAGCCATATCCTCGTTGTCTTCAGCCATCGACGCGTTCCACGGGATCGCCAGTCCCCCCCACAGGGAGACCCAGGTGGCCCAGGAAACTCTGCGAAACTGCTTTGCGTCCCTAGGGAACGTCCATTACGTCCCAACCCCGGAGAAGTCGGAAAACTCTAGTACCTAG
- the LOC125491203 gene encoding SET and MYND domain-containing protein 4 isoform X1 produces MSRVYEELDPAYAAKCSDVTLYSDPKGFFKTLTDELVNLASSGGWLANDFARAAGDAGKLSAVYAHAELTEALEEVFSRICPLHRGKDTKACTEKRLQAQRALDEGALPRALALACQAVLKSPMTREHRLDNTTKREFEIIDEGVSLALSLWLRSEILLKSDRPKAALEDLKLALKERLPAKMRAQYYWRMGHCYKGCSEPSRAKVSYELAARLLAKDDAALRNLNQDIASLDGMPSKTAENKHCAISLTEGPKQNIPALSKLVKITEEDSKGRFAVASSPIKTGDVLLIESPYAACLLSDFYGTHCLHCFKRLADNEDEAPVWCPKCSGVAFCGTACQAAAVSTYHKYECPFLDLFIGSGMSILSHIALRMVTQAGLETSLQIHANCLSNEEPTVEGSSLNDIEGSPKKSKMKSRKERLNRTKKALKSFDKNFKEESDEPKAEEKPSLQEELELKAAQIYALCTHSELRKEDDYLKRIVVAMFLTECLKKADFFGKANQETMKKNERAITELILRNLQLLQFNAHEVYETLRTKESLSGAKSVYVAVGIYPTGALFNHECYPAVARYFEGRQLVFRATRPVAPGAVVSENYGPHFLSRGLKERQRALASRYWFKCNCRACELDWPQLKQMTSAVLYKCPNNECLNTFKATSKSSATCIKCSAKVETETVKDLEEIIKNCRDKYQAAAKIAGVNAEEAISSLSSAIDAFHGIASPPHRETQVAQETLRNCFASLGNVHYVPTPEKSENSST; encoded by the exons ATGTCGCGAGTATACGAAGAGTTGGATCCCGCTTACGCGGCAAAATGCAGCGACGTGACCCTATATTCCGATCCCAAGGGTTTCTTCAAGACCCTGACTGATGAGCTGGTGAATCTGGCCAGCAGCGGGGGCTGGCTGGCCAACGACTTCGCCAGGGCTGCCGGAGACGCGGGGAAACTGAGCGCAGTATACGCCCATGCTGAG CTAACGGAGGCATTAGAGGAGGTGTTCTCGCGTATCTGCCCGCTGCATCGCGGGAAGGACACTAAAGCATGTACGGAGAAGCGGCTCCAAGCCCAGAGGGCCCTGGACGAGGGCGCCCTGCCCCGGGCCCTCGCGCTGGCCTGCCAGGCTGTCCTCAAGTCCCCCATGACACGTGAGCATAGACTAGATAATACCACTAAAA GAGAATTCGAGATAATTGATGAAGGCGTATCACTAGCTTTGTCACTGTGGCTTCGGTCTGAAATCCTGCTGAAGAGTGATAGGCCCAAGGCCGCACTGGAAGACCTGAAGCTGGCTTTGAAGGAACGTCTGCCCGCCAAGATGAGAGCTCAGTACTATTGGCGCATGGGACATTGTTATAAAG GCTGCTCAGAGCCGTCCCGGGCAAAGGTGTCGTATGAGCTAGCAGCTAGACTTCTGGCGAAGGATGACGCGGCACTCCGCAACTTGAACCAGGACATAGCATCACTCGACGGAATGCCTTCGAAGACCGCTGAGAACAAACACTGTG CTATCTCTTTGACCGAGGGGCCCAAACAGAACATACCAGCCCTGTCCAAATTGGTAAAAATTACCGAAGAAGATAGCAAG GGTCGATTTGCCGTGGCCAGCTCGCCTATAAAAACTGGGGATGTTTTGCTAATCGAAAGCCCATACGCAGCATGCCTACTCTCAGATTTTTATGGGACACATTGCCTGCATTGTTTtaaaag ACTGGCAGATAACGAGGACGAGGCACCGGTGTGGTGCCCCAAGTGTTCAGGAGTGGCCTTCTGCGGGACCGCGTGTCAGGCCGCGGCCGTCAGCACCTATCACAAGTACGAGTGCCCCTTCCTGGATCTGTTCATTG GATCCGGAATGTCTATTCTAAGTCACATCGCTCTAAGAATGGTGACGCAAGCCGGCTTGGAGACCAGCCTTCAGATCCACGCCAACTGCCTCTCTAACGAAGAGCCAACAGTGGAAGGATCCTCCCTGAATGATATAGAGGGATCCCCCAAGAAGTCCAAAATGAAGAGCAGGAAAGAGAGATTGAACCGGACTAAGAAAGCACTGAAGAGTTTTGACAAGAATTTCAAAGAGGAGAGTGATGAACCCAAGGCAGAAGAGAAGCCAAGTCTTCAAGAGGAGTTGGAATTGAAGGCGGCTCAGATATACGCACTGTGTACTCACTCAGAGTTGAGGAAAGAGGATGACTACTTGAAGCGGATCGTGGTGGCGATGTTCCTGACGGAATGCTTAAAGAAAGCCGACTTTTTCGGGAAAGCCAATCAGGAAACTATGAAGAAAA atGAAAGAGCGATCACGGAGCTCATATTACGCAATTTGCAACTTCTTCAGTTCAATGCCCACGAAGTGTACGAAACTTTGAGGACAAAAGAAAGCCTAAGTGGCGCCAAATCTGTGTATGTGGCCGTTGGAATCTACCCTACTGGAGCATTGTTCAACCATGAGTGTTATCCAGCTGTCGCTAG GTACTTCGAGGGTCGCCAGCTGGTGTTCCGCGCCACGCGCCCCGTGGCGCCAGGCGCGGTGGTCTCCGAGAACTACGGGCCCCACTTCCTGTCTCGGGGGCTGAAGGAGCGCCAGCGGGCACTGGCCTCCAGATACTGGTTCAAGTGCAACTGCCGCGCGTGCGAGCTGGACTGGCCGCAGCTCAAACAGATGACCAGTGCTGTGCTCTACAA GTGCCCAAACAATGAATGTTTGAACACGTTCAAAGCAACTTCTAAATCGTCGGCAACGTGTATCAAATGCTCTGCAAAAGTCGAGACTGAAACAGTTAAAGATCTGGaggaaataattaaaaactgtCGCGACAAATACCAG GCGGCGGCAAAAATAGCTGGCGTAAACGCGGAAGAAGCCATATCCTCGTTGTCTTCAGCCATCGACGCGTTCCACGGGATCGCCAGTCCCCCCCACAGGGAGACCCAGGTGGCCCAGGAAACTCTGCGAAACTGCTTTGCGTCCCTAGGGAACGTCCATTACGTCCCAACCCCGGAGAAGTCGGAAAACTCTAGTACCTAG
- the LOC125491204 gene encoding CAP-Gly domain-containing linker protein 1-like yields MNEKSPCTESLSTIVTNHEQFDVKAAIKLVAQLEYYKKSTVEIEKQIGELELEVHYLTEMSDQAKPSYCRSAAGQNICFAQPKPGPPVPPGTKACGVCPPCPAPCNPDAPPTPAEREVARLTIQLKQCEGLFKAKVTECAILRADLLATKEELEKERCQHREVLNKLRELEMKFEGLATQTNNMFGSKEQAYEHEVSVRTLKQCYKEAREEIEELRLLMKEQNEQLQDYRVKYLQAQQLVEEQKKQLDMMDMDNTRISEQINLEIQQVKLKFQEKLQELSPLPDLLRATQLKLKDAQQSQAVAEHNAEQLARELLICREKIHVLLHEKRASSASATSDSKAVDRGDEKLIASLNQRITQLTEVNQAMKNEIERLKNNVIRMEEACLASDKRLQEKLHECAALGGELDRCRDDAARAMARANERTDTMKKCLQTTVAELERQLAYARAQVSTAHKEREELQARMQCHIKRLNENFEQAQCRIQRLTTQVNDLRRAPGDDDADELDCTCKNFFSEVPN; encoded by the exons ATGAATGAAAAATCTCCGTGTACTGAAAGTCTATCTACAATAGTTACG AATCATGAACAATTTGATGTGAAGGCCGCAATAAAATTAGTTGCACAGCTTGAATACTATAAAAAATCGACGGTTGAAATC GAAAAACAAATAGGTGAATTAGAATTGGAGGTGCACTATCTTACCGAAATGAGTGACCAAGCCAAGCCCAGCTACTGCCGCAGTGCAGCCGGACAGAACATCTGCTTCGCACAACCG AAACCTGGTCCGCCTGTACCTCCAGGAACGAAAGCG TGCGGAGTGTGTCCACCATGCCCCGCTCCGTGCAACCCAGACGCACCACCA ACCCCGGCTGAGAGGGAGGTGGCCAGACTGACTATACAACTAAAACAGTGCGAAGGACTGTTCAAAGCGAAAGTCACTGAG TGCGCAATTCTCCGGGCGGACCTTTTAGCCACAAAAGAAGAGCTGGAAAAAGAGAGATGTCAGCACCGAGAGGTCCTCAACAAGCTGCGGGAGTTGGAAATGAAATTCGAGGGTCTGGCCACTCAGACCAACAACATGTTTGGGAGCAAAGAGCAAGCGTATGAGCACGAGGTCAGCGTGAGGACGCTGAAGCAGTGCTATAAAGAAGCCAGGGAGGAGATCGAAGAGTTGAGGTTACTGATGAAGGAGCAGAATGAACAGCTGCAGGATTACAGAGTCAAG tATCTGCAAGCTCAGCAGCTTGTCGAGGAACAGAAGAAACAGCTGGACATGATGGACATGGACAACACGCGGATCAGCGAACAGATCAACTTGGAGATCCAGCAAGTAAAG TTGAAGTTCCAAGAAAAGTTGCAAGAGCTGTCTCCACTGCCGGACCTGCTGAGAGCGACCCAGTTGAAGCTGAAGGACGCTCAGCAGTCGCAGGCGGTGGCGGAACACAACGCTGAACAGCTGGCCAGGGAACTACTCATTTGCAGAGAAAAA ATCCATGTCCTTCTTCACGAGAAGCGTGCCTCGTCAGCGTCAGCTACGTCAGATTCGAAGGCGGTAGACCGCGGAGATGAGAAGCTGATAGCCTCGCTCAACCAGCGCATCACGCAGCTCACCGAAGTCAACCAGGCTATGAAGAATGAGATTGAGAGACTCAA GAACAACGTGATCCGCATGGAGGAGGCGTGCCTGGCGTCAGACAAGCGTCTCCAGGAGAAGCTGCACGAGTGTGCCGCCCTCGGTGGGGAGCTGGACCGGTGCCGCGACGACGCCGCCCGCGCCATGGCTCGGGCCAATGAGAGGACTGACACTATGAAGAA ATGTCTGCAAACAACGGTAGCAGAGTTAGAGAGGCAGCTGGCCTACGCCAGAGCTCAAGTCAGTACTGCGCACAAGGAGCGCGAGGAG CTCCAAGCCCGCATGCAGTGCCACATCAAGCGGTTGAACGAGAACTTCGAACAGGCCCAGTGCAGGATCCAGCGTCTGACCACGCAGGTCAACGACCTGAGGAGGGCTCCTGGCGACGATGACGCTGACGAGCTCGACTGCACCTGCAAGAACTTCTTCTCGGAGGTGCCCAACTGA